The Ferrimicrobium sp. genome segment GCAGCTCTTTACCGGGGACACGCTCGCGAGCCACCGCCGGCGCAGGGCCATTGCCGTCGAGCCAATGACGGCTCCGCCGAACGCTTTCCAGAGCGGCCAAGATCTACTCGTCCTACAACCAGGTCAGACACTCGAGACACGATGGGGAGTTCAACTGTTATGACAACACCAGAGACCAGCACCGCAAACAGCACACGAAAGATCTCGACAGGACGCGCCAGGACGGCATCTGCGACGGCGCAAACGGTCGATATCTTCGTCATCTTTGGCATCAGCGGTGACCTGGCGAAAAAGATGACATTTCCGTCCCTCTACCGTTTGGAGGAGAGCCACAAGCTCAAATGTCCCATCATCGGAGTCGCGATGGATGACTGGACGACGCAGTCGCTGGTTGAACATATGCGGACCTCCATCACCAACACAATCGACGATCCAGACCAAGCGGTCGTCGATCGTCTCGCGGCACGCCTGTCCTACTTGCGCGGCAACTTCACCGCTGACGACACCTATGACCAGCTTGCCAAGATGATGGGGGCTGCAAAGCGCAAACTTTACTACCTTGAGATCCCACCCACGCTCTTTGCCCCAGTGGTCCTAGCAGTCGCAAAGAATGGCCTTGCTGAGAACGCCTTCTTCCTCATCGAGAAGCCCTTCGGCCACGATCTCGCCTCAGCGAAGGAACTCAACGATCAGCTCCACGCCGTCGTTGATGAATCCCAAATTTTGCGAATTGACCACTTTCTCGGCAAGCAGCCGGTACTCGATCTGTTCTACCTTCGCTTCGCCAATGCCATCCTTGAGCCACTTTGGAATCGGGATCACGTCTCGGCGATTCACGTCAATATGACTGAGGACTTCGGCGTCGAGGACCGCGGGGCGTTCTACGATCCGGTCGGCGCCCTCCGCGATGTCGTCCAAAATCACCTGCTGCAAGTGTTAGCACTTGTGCTCATGGAGGCCCCAAGCGAGCGCGGCGACCAAGCGCTCTGGGACCGAAAGGCGGACGTCTTCAAGGCGATGGCGACCGTCGATCCATCACAGGTGATCCGTGGCCAATACGAGGGCTATCAAACCGTCCCTGGTGTTCGATCGGGATCGACAACCGAGACCTATATCGCGCTCCGACTCGCCGTCAATAGCTGGCGATGGGAGGGGGTGCCGATCTTTCTTCGTGCCGGCAAAGCCCTTGCGGCCACCGCGACCGAGGTCCGGCTGATCTTCCGCCATCCACCCAAACTCACATCGTTGGATCTGCCAACGCATGTGGCACCGAATCAGGTGATCCTGCGCATCGACCCCGAACCTGGCCTACGAATGAGCCTGTTTTCCAAGGGTGCCGACAGCACTGGGGTTGATCAGGTTCACCTTGACCTACCTTTTGCAAAGGAGTTAGGCCGTGCCCCGGAGCCGTATCAGCTGCTCTTTGGCCACGCGCTGGAAGGCAACCACGCGCTCTTCACGCGCGAAGACGTCGTCGAGGAGACCTGGCGCGTCCTCGATCCCATCGTGCATAGCGGCTCCAAGCCTGCGACCTATCAGCGTGGCACCTGGGGGCCCGTCGAGGCGGACGCGCTTGTACGAGGGCACCTAGGGTGGCAAGAGCCATGGATCGACTGACCGATCCTGCAGCCCATGGACGTGCACCGGTTGATACTGGGCCCACCAAACCAACATTGGCTCCTCAGCAAGATCTAACTGCGCTCGAAGACGGTGGCGATCAGGCGTGCTGGCTTGACCGCGTTTGCCCCGACTGTGGCGTCTTGCCCGGCACAGGATTCTTTGATGAGTGCCGCGCAGAACCA includes the following:
- a CDS encoding glucose-6-phosphate dehydrogenase — encoded protein: MTTPETSTANSTRKISTGRARTASATAQTVDIFVIFGISGDLAKKMTFPSLYRLEESHKLKCPIIGVAMDDWTTQSLVEHMRTSITNTIDDPDQAVVDRLAARLSYLRGNFTADDTYDQLAKMMGAAKRKLYYLEIPPTLFAPVVLAVAKNGLAENAFFLIEKPFGHDLASAKELNDQLHAVVDESQILRIDHFLGKQPVLDLFYLRFANAILEPLWNRDHVSAIHVNMTEDFGVEDRGAFYDPVGALRDVVQNHLLQVLALVLMEAPSERGDQALWDRKADVFKAMATVDPSQVIRGQYEGYQTVPGVRSGSTTETYIALRLAVNSWRWEGVPIFLRAGKALAATATEVRLIFRHPPKLTSLDLPTHVAPNQVILRIDPEPGLRMSLFSKGADSTGVDQVHLDLPFAKELGRAPEPYQLLFGHALEGNHALFTREDVVEETWRVLDPIVHSGSKPATYQRGTWGPVEADALVRGHLGWQEPWID